A stretch of the Xiphias gladius isolate SHS-SW01 ecotype Sanya breed wild chromosome 19, ASM1685928v1, whole genome shotgun sequence genome encodes the following:
- the inpp5jb gene encoding phosphatidylinositol 4,5-bisphosphate 5-phosphatase A, with protein sequence MDQGNQTQENNPYQAAEALTNTAAEASDPTTGQPPAPVRPRRPQRSSRVEGSVDISEPKTEPKAEPTPVANQDESAPDGTVASCPKPSRPAAVQPLGEHTGPSVKAGPKGPGHHPVRAASVPHPPASRPVPPHLNPHAQRALSVAGTADTQAQTGEDFRVHIITWNVGSATPPDDITYLLGLNVGDGNTDLYIIGLQEVNSMINKRLKDVLFTDQWSEVCMERLSPFGYVLVTSQRMQGLLLLVFAKYFHLPFLRGVQTETTRTGLGGYWGNKGGVSARMSVFGHTICFLNCHLPAHMENSEQRMEDFESILQQQQFEGQAATGVLDHDVVFWFGDLNFRIDDLDMQVVKSAIDNNKFSMLWEKDQLNMAKDSETVLEGFQEGPLKFPPTYKFDVGTNTYDTSGKKRKPAWTDRILWRLRATAPAGAALSAGKRGSISGLTSGTKVMQHCYRSHMEYTVSDHKPVSSIFTLQFPYKVDIPLVTLIVEDEWNSTADATAKFKIAPNYSRSSWDWIGLYKVGFKHHKDYVGYVWAKQEEADFHRQEYQVTFTEEELPKGSGDFILGYYSNNMSTIVGVTEPFQIQLPTSGLDTSSSDSSDLSSEDDSTVVLMKTRSRSPSPHKGKHRRHRSGSHGHGHSRSGSPAQAKVKGLNITDGAQSRTTVESKSTGRPAEGSSSLASAPGEIDKTSEDSGV encoded by the exons ATGGACCAAGGTAATCAGACACAAGAAAACAACCCATATCAAGCAGCAGAAGCTTTAACAAATACAGCGGCTGAAGCCTCAGATCCCACTACTGGCCAGCCTCCAGCTCCTGTCAGGCCTCGACGGCCCCAGCGAAGCTCCAGAGTAGAGGGCTCTGTGGACATCTCCGAACCTAAAACAGAGCCCAAAGCTGAACCCACTCCAGTGGCTAACCAGGATGAGAGCGCTCCGGATGGCACTGTGGCGAGTTGTCCCAAGCCCTCCCGCCCTGCAGCAGTCCAACCCTTAGGAGAGCACACCGGGCCCAGTGTTAAGGCTGGTCCTAAAGGTCCAGGACACCACCCGGTTAGGGCTGCCTCCGTCCCCCACCCACCTGCTAGCAGGCCTGTACCTCCTCACCTGAACCCTCATGCACAGAGAGCCCTCTCTGTAGCAGGTACAGCTGACACTCAGGCCCAGACTGGGGAAGACTTCAG GGTGCACATCATCACTTGGAACGTGGGTTCGGCCACGCCACCTGACGACATCACTTACTTGCTGGGGCTGAATGTGGGTGATGGAAACACAGACTTGTACATTATCGG GCTGCAGGAAGTGAACTCTATGATTAACAAAAGGCTGAAAGATGTCCTCTTCACAGACCAGTGGAGCGAGGTCTGCATGGAGAGACTCAGCCCCTTTGGTTATGTGCTG GTGACCTCCCAGCGGATGCAAGGATTGTTACTGTTGGTCTTTGCCAAGTACTTCCATCTGCCCTTCCTCCGCGGAGTCCAGACTGAGACCACCCGCACTGGCCTGGGGGGTTACTGG GGGAATAAAGGTGGAGTGAGTGCCCGCATGTCTGTGTTCGGTCACACCATCTGCTTCCTCAACTGCCACCTGCCGGCTCACATGGAAAACTCAGAGCAGCGCATGGAGGACTTTGAGAGcatcctgcagcagcagcagtttgaggGTCAGGCTGCCACCGGGGTTCTTGACCACGA TGTGGTGTTCTGGTTTGGGGATCTCAATTTCCGCATTGATGACCTGGATATGCAAGTGGTAAAATCAGCCATTGATAACAACAAGTTTTCTATGCTGTGGGAAAAGGATCAG CTGAACATGGCCAAAGACAGCGAGACAGTGTTGGAGGGATTCCAAGAGGGACCGCTGAAATTCCCTCCTACATACAAGTTTGATGTTGGAACAAATACATATGACACAAG TGGGAAGAAGCGTAAACCGGCCTGGACCGATCGGATTCTGTGGCGCCTGAGAGCCACCGCACCTGCCGGCGCCGCTCTCAGCGCAGGGAAGCGTGGCTCCATTTCAGGGTTGACCAGCGGGACCAAAGTGATGCAGCACTGCTACCGAAGTCACATGGAATACACCGTCAGTGACCACAAACCAGTCTCCTCCATCTTTACTCTGCAG TTCCCATACAAGGTGGATATTCCCCTGGTCACACTCATAGTGGAGGATGAGTGGAATAGCACTGCTGATGCCACAGCAAAATTCAAAATTGCGCCCAACTACTCACGCAGCTCCTGGGACTGGATCGGACTGTACAAG gTGGGTTTCAAACACCACAAGGACTATGTGGGATATGTGTGGGCCAAGCAAGAGGAAGCTGATTTTCATCGACAAGAATATCAG GTAACCTTTACTGAGGAGGAATTGCCCAAAGGCTCAGGGGACTTTATCTTGGGTTACTATAGCAACAACATGAGCACCATAGTGGGTGTAACAGAGCCATTTCAG ATCCAGCTTCCTACTTCAGGCCTTGACACCAGTTCTTCAGACAGCTCTGACCTCAGCTCAGAAGATGACAGCACTGTTGTCCTCATGAAGACGAGGTCCCGCAGTCCCAGTCCACACAAGGGCAAGCATCGCAGGCATCGCAGCGGCagccacggccacggccacaGCCGCTCTGGCAGTCCTGCACAGGCCAAAGTGAAAGGGCTCAACATCACTGATGGTGCTCAATCCAGGACCACAGTTGAAAGCAAGTCCACAGGACgcccagcagagggcagcagcagcctggCATCTGCTCCTGGGGAGATAGACAAAACCTCAGAGGATTCAGGAGTGTGA